The Chiloscyllium punctatum isolate Juve2018m chromosome 12, sChiPun1.3, whole genome shotgun sequence genome includes a region encoding these proteins:
- the LOC140483695 gene encoding troponin C, slow skeletal and cardiac muscles: protein MEDIYKAAVEQLTEEQKNEFRAAFDIFVQDAEDGCISTKELGKVMRMLGQNPTPEELQEMIDEVDEDGSGTVDFDEFLVMMVRCMKDDSKGKSEEELAELFRMFDKNADGYIDLNELRAMLEETGECITDDDVEELMRDGDKNSDGKIDYDEFLEFMKGVE from the exons GTTGAGCAGCtgactgaggagcagaagaatg AATTCAGGGCAGCTTTTGATATTTTCGTGCAGGATGCTGAAGATGGTTGCATTAGTACAAAGGAGCTGGGTAAAGTGATGCGTATGTTGGGTCAGAATCCAACCCCTGAGGAATTACAAGAGATGATTGATGAAGTGGATGAAGATG GCAGTGGAACTGTTGACTTTGATGAGTTCTTGGTGATGATGGTGAGATGTATGAAAGATGATAGCAAAGGAAAATCAGAAGAAGAACTGGCAGAATTATTTCGAATGTTTGATAA AAATGCTGATGGTTACATTGACCTCAATGAATTAAGAGCAATGCTGGAAGAAACAGGTGAATGTATCACTGATGATGACGTTGAAGAGCTTATGAGAGATGGTGacaaaaatagtgatggaaaaatcGATTATGATG AGTTCTTGGAATTCATGAAAGGTGTTGAATAA